The following proteins come from a genomic window of Triticum aestivum cultivar Chinese Spring chromosome 6A, IWGSC CS RefSeq v2.1, whole genome shotgun sequence:
- the LOC123130243 gene encoding cytochrome P450 89A2, which produces MESLLSVLAYASFFFLVLAVFRRICRVPARVIPQPIIEISDAAVTRRALVEYADAFSNRPMSMFRIPIVKGHRRRRSDNIISVPYGPLWRTLRCNLAAETIHPTRYASYVPLRRAAIDDIVASVQSAASKGRAVVVRDGLYAAVFSMIARMCFGEGLVDEADVRVMQCEFREFILAAVESTSTCESKLLGYWRRRQRDPIALRRRLAELFLPLIEEARRQSSRFCDGHARSYVDSLIRLRVPDEDDDNDEHLRRALTEDEMVSLVLEFLGAGTETVVACVEWTLAHLVTRPEIQNKLRREAIINIKYDGDNKYPSESEDEEREILHRGMAPYLHAVVLESLRMHPPTPFVMRDIRAEGGVVRQTAMPAGGLRVHFVLGDIGRDPKTWTDPDEFRPERFLAGGEGEAVGPLPGPKEIKMMPFGAGRRYCPGMALGMLNVKCLLAALVREFEWTEGNCGVDLTELDGFFKAMKKPLRARVTPHTCMQQM; this is translated from the coding sequence ATGGAGTCTTTGCTTTCAGTACTTGCTTatgcctccttcttcttccttgtcctagcTGTGTTCCGACGCATCTGCCGTGTGCCGGCGCGGGTGATCCCTCAGCCGATCATCGAGATCAGCGATGCTGCCGTCACCAGGCGCGCACTGGTTGAGTACGCCGACGCTTTCTCCAACCGCCCAATGTCCATGTTCCGCATCCCTATCGTCAAAGGTCACCGCCGCCGACGGAGCGACAACATAATCTCCGTGCCATACGGCCCGCTCTGGCGCACCCTGCGGTGCAACCTCGCAGCGGAGACCATCCACCCCACGCGCTACGCTTCCTATGTGCCGCTGCGACGGGCGGCCATCGACGACATCGTCGCTAGCGTCCAGTCAGCCGCAAGCAAGGGCAGGGCGGTGGTCGTCCGCGACGGCCTCTATGCCGCCGTGTTCTCCATGATTGCACGCATGTGCTTTGGAGAAGGCCTGGTCGACGAGGCCGACGTGCGGGTCATGCAGTGCGAGTTCCGGGAGTTCATCCTCGCCGCCGTGGAATCCACCTCCACGTGCGAGTCTAAGCTCTTGGGCTACTGGAGGCGACGGCAAAGAGATCCTATCGCCTTGCGCCGCCGGCTGGCCGAGCTTTTCCTCCCTCTCATCGAGGAGGCACGGCGGCAGTCGTCACGATTTTGCGACGGCCACGCCCGTTCATACGTCGATTCGCTCATCCGTCTCCGCGTTCCAGACGAGGACGACGACAATGACGAGCATCTACGCCGAGCCCTCACGGAAGACGAGATGGTGAGCCTCGTGTTAGAATTCCTCGGCGCCGGCACGGAGACCGTTGTGGCTTGCGTGGAGTGGACCCTCGCTCACCTAGTCACCCGGCCGGAGATCCAGAACAAACTGCGTCGCGAGGCCATCATCAACATCAAGTACGACGGTGACAACAAGTATCCCTCCGAGTCCGAGGACGAGGAGAGAGAAATACTCCACCGCGGCATGGCGCCGTACCTCCACGCCGTGGTGCTCGAGAGCCTCCGCATGCACCCGCCGACGCCGTTCGTCATGCGCGACATCCGCGCCGAGGGAGGAGTGGTCCGCCAAACGGCCATGCCGGCCGGCGGTTTGCGCGTGCACTTCGTCTTGGGGGACATCGGGAGGGACCCCAAGACATGGACGGATCCCGACGAGTTCCGGCCGGAGAGGTTCCTTgccggaggagagggagaggccgtTGGGCCTCTGCCGGGGCCCAAGGAGATCAAGATGATGCCGTTCGGCGCAGGGCGGAGGTACTGCCCAGGCATGGCTCTGGGGATGCTCAATGTCAAGTGCTTGCTGGCAGCGCTGGTGCGCGAGTTCGAGTGGACCGAGGGAAATTGTGGCGTCGACCTCACGGAGCTCGACGGATTCTTCAAAGCGATGAAGAAGCCACTTCGTGCTCGTGTCACGCCTCACACGTGCATGCAACAAATGTAA